The following coding sequences lie in one Kryptolebias marmoratus isolate JLee-2015 linkage group LG5, ASM164957v2, whole genome shotgun sequence genomic window:
- the sf3b4 gene encoding splicing factor 3B subunit 4, protein MAAGPISERNQDATVYVGGLDEKVSEPLLWELFLQAGPVVNTHMPKDRVTGQHQGYGFVEFLSEEDADYAIKIMNMIKLYGKPIRVNKASAHNKNLDVGANIFIGNLDPEIDEKLLYDTFSAFGVILQTPKIMRDPDTGNSKGYAFINFASFDASDAAIEAMNGQYLCNRPITVSYAFKKDSKGERHGSAAERLLAAQNPLSQADRPHQLFADAPPPPSAPTPVLTTLGAAMPIPGLPPPGAFPPVPPPGAMPPAMPPSMGMPPAGGAVPPASAGGPPPVPPHFPPANMPPGIPQMPMPPPAPPGMVPPPPAPPGSAQRAPLPHNMPPPPPMGMPPRSPFGPPMAHPVPPGMRGPPPMPPPGYGSAPPRPPPFGFQRAPPMPPRPPGVPPRVP, encoded by the exons ATGGCAGCGGGACCAATTTCAGAAAGAAACCAAG ATGCCACGGTGTACGTCGGGGGCTTGGATGAGAAGGTGTCCGAGCCGTTACTGTGGGAGCTTTTTCTGCAGGCTGGTCCTGTGGTCAACACACACATGCCCAAAGACCGGGTCACGGGCCAGCATCAAG GTTATGGCTTTGTGGAGTTCCTCAGCGAAGAAGATGCCGATTATGCCATTAAAATCATGAATATGATCAAGCTTTATGGCAAACCAATTCGGGTCAATAAGGCCTCGGCGCACAACAAAAACCTGGACGTCGGTGCCAATATCTTTATTGGAAACCTGGACCCGGAGATTGACGAGAAGCTGCTCTACGACACGTTCAGTGCTTTCGGCGTCATCCTCCAGACGCCGAAGATCATGCGAGACCCCGACACGGGCAACTCCAAGGGTTACGCGTTCATCAATTTTGCCAGCTTCGACGCGTCGGACGCAGCCATCGAGGCCATGAACGGCCAGTACCTGTGCAACCGGCCCATCACGGTGTCGTACGCCTTCAAGAAAGATTCGAAAGGAGAGCGCCACGGCTCGGCGGCAGAGCGACTGCTGGCTGCGCAGAACCCTCTCTCGCAAGCAGACAGACCACATCAGCTGTTTGCAGATGCTCCGCCGCCACCGTCCGCACCAACACCGGTTCTGACCACACTAGGAGCAGCCATGCCTATTCCAG GTTTACCGCCTCCTGGTGCGTTTCCTCCCGTCCCTCCACCGGGAGCCATGCCTCCAGCAATGCCCCCTTCGATGGGCATGCCTCCAGCAGGAGGGGCAGTTCCACCGGCTTCTGCTGGAGGACCTCCACCTGTACCGCCACATTTCCCCCCAGCCAATATGCCTCCAG GTATACCTCAGATGCCCATGccacctcctgctcctcctggcaTGGTGCCACCGCCTCCCGCTCCTCCAGGCTCGGCCCAGCGGGCGCCGCTGCCTCACAACATGCCCCCACCGCCGCCGATGGGCATGCCTCCCAGATCGCCGTTTGGACCCCCCATGG CCCACCCTGTGCCTCCAGGTATGAGAGGACCTCCTCCCATGCCTCCTCCTGGCTACGGCTCCGCTCCTCCCCGGCCGCCTCCTTTTGGTTTCCAGAGAGCTCCTCCGATGCCACCAAGACCCCCGGGTGTCCCTCCTCGTGTTCCTTGA
- the lix1l gene encoding LIX1-like protein, with product MESNVIPDSVRPQRLQPGIGFGSGPTGTLRSSLRPGVTVPIAPLLSSPASLSASSGPPPPPPPLQLHSLYGGAGAGLGPGLGLGPGASGHCNPRNPAVLKEAVEAVVRSFAKHTQGYGRVNVVEALQEFWQMKLTRGADLRNGALVVYEMVPSNSPPYVCYVSLPGGSCFGSFQFCPTKAEARRSAAKIALMNSVFNEHPSRRITDDFIEKSVSEALASFNGNREEADNPNTGIGAFRFMLESNKGKSMLEFQELMTVFQLLHWNGSLKAMRERQCSRQEVLAHYSHRALDDDMRTQMAADWVNREQSVAGTITQEVASTERELEDARLAGRELRFYKEKKDILMLAVGQLSAANAATLPSH from the exons ATGGAATCCAACGTTATCCCGGACAGCGTCCGCCCTCAGAGGCTGCAGCCGGGGATAGGGTTCGGCTCCGGGCCGACGGGGACCCTCCGCTCCTCCCTCAGGCCCGGGGTAACGGTCCCCATCGCGCCGCTGCTGTCCTCGCCGGCCTCGCTGTCCGCCTCGTCCGggcctcctcctccgccgccgccgctgcagCTCCACAGCCTGTACGGCGGGGCGGGAGCGGGGCTCGGGCCGGGGCTGGGGCTCGGGCCGGGGGCCAGCGGCCACTGCAACCCGAGGAACCCGGCGGTGCTGAAGGAGGCGGTGGAGGCTGTGGTCCGCAGCTTCGCCAAACACACGCAGGGATACGGCAGAG TGAACGTGGTGGAGGCCCTGCAGGAGTTCTGGCAGATGAAGCTGACCAGAGGGGCCGACCTGCGGAACGGCGCCCTGGTCGTCTACGAAATGGTGCCGTCCAACAGCCCGCCGTACGTTTGCTACGTGAGCCTTCCAGGCGGCAGCTGTTTTGGAAGCTTCCAG TTTTGCCCGACGAAGGCGGAAGCTCGGCGCAGCGCGGCCAAGATCGCTCTGATGAACTCCGTTTTTAACGAACATCCCTCGCGCCGGATTACGGACGACTTTATTGAGAAGAGCGTGAGCGAGGCCCTGGCCTCCTTCAAT GGAAACCGGGAAGAAGCCGACAATCCGAACACCGGGATCGGGGCGTTCCGCTTCATGCTCGAGTCCAACAAAGGAAAGTCCATGCTGGAGTTCCAG GAGCTGATGACCGTGTTCCAGCTGCTGCACTGGAACGGCAGCCTGAAAGCCATGAGAGAGCGGCAGTGTTCCCGACAG GAGGTGCTCGCCCACTACTCCCACCGGGCCCTGGACGACGACATGCGCACGCAGATGGCGGCCGACTGGGTGAACCGCGAGCAGAGCGTGGCGGGCACTATCACCCAGGAGGTGGCCTCGACGGAGCGCGAACTGGAGGACGCCCGGCTGGCGGGCCGCGAGCTGCGCTTCTACAAAGAGAAGAAGGACATCCTAATGCTGGCCGTGGGTCAGCTGAGCGCAGCCAATGCCGCCACCCTGCCGTCGCACTGA
- the LOC108241327 gene encoding polyadenylate-binding protein 1A isoform X2 — translation MNPSAPSYPMASLYVGDLHSDVTEAMLYEKFSPAGAILSIRVCRDMITRRSLGYAYVNFQQPADAERALDTMNFDVIKGRPVRIMWSQRDPSLRKSGVGNIFIKNLDKSIDNKALYDTFSAFGNILSCKVVCDENGSKGYGFVHFETQEAAERAIEKMNGMLLNDRKVFVGRFKSRKEREAELGARAKEFTNVYIKNFGDDMDDEKLRELFRNALSIRVMMDENGKSRGFGFVSFERHEDAQKAVDEMNGKEMNGKLVYVGRAQKKVERQTELKRKFEQMKQDRMTRYQGVNLYVKNLDDGIDDERLRKEFAPFGTITSAKVMMEGGRSKGFGFVCFSSPEEATKAVTEMNGRIVATKPLYVALAQRKEERQAHLTNQYMQRMASVRAVPNPVINPYQPAPPSGYFMAAIPQAQNRAAYYPAAGQMAQLRPSPRWTTQGVRPQHFQNMTGSMRPSAPRPQTFSNMRPASQVPRMMSTQRLATQTVAPRAAATAGAPVRGVPQYKYAAGVRNSQQHISAQPQISLQQPAVHVQGQEPLTASMLAAAPAQEQKQMLGERLFPLIQNMHPSLAGKITGMLLEIDNSELLHMLESPESLRSKVDEAVAVLQAHQAKEAVQKTVTSVPSV, via the exons ATGAACCCCAGCGCCCCCAGTTACCCCATGGCCTCCCTGTACGTCGGGGACCTGCACTCGGACGTCACCGAGGCCATGCTGTACGAGAAATTCAGCCCGGCCGGAGCCATCCTGTCGATCCGGGTCTGCAGGGACATGATCACCCGCCGTTCCCTCGGATACGCCTATGTCAACTTCCAGCAGCCAGCGGACG CCGAGCGGGCCCTGGACACCATGAACTTCGACGTGATCAAAGGGCGGCCCGTACGCATCATGTGGTCGCAGCGTGATCCGTCGCTGAGGAAGAGCGGCGTGGGAAACATCTTCATCAAGAACCTCGACAAGTCCATCGACAACAAGGCGCTTTATGACACCTTCTCTGCTTTCGGCAACATCTTGTCCTGCAAG GTGGTTTGTGACGAGAATGGCTCGAAAGGCTACGGCTTTGTGCATTTTGAGACTCAGGAAGCTGCTGAACGAGCCATTGAAAAAATGAATGGCATGCTGCTCAATGACAGAAAAGT gttTGTGGGTCGCTTTAAATCTCGCAAAGAGCGCGAGGCTGAGCTGGGCGCCCGGGCCAAGGAGTTCACAAACGTCTACATCAAAAACTTTGGCGACGACATGGACGACGAGAAGCTGAGAGAACTTTTCA GAAACGCCCTGAGCATTCGGGTCATGATGGACGAGAACGGGAAGTCCAGAGGCTTCGGCTTTGTCAGCTTTGAAAGACACGAGGACGCCCAAAAA gcaGTGGACGAAATGAACGGGAAGGAGATGAATGGCAAGCTCGTCTACGTTGGCCGCGCCCAGAAGAAGGTGGAGCGACAGACGGAGCTGAAGCGCAAGTTCGAACAAATGAAACAGGACCGCATGACTCGGTACCAG gGCGTCAACTTGTATGTGAAGAACCTCGATGATGGGATCGATGATGAGCGCCTGAGGAAGGAGTTTGCTCCGTTTGGTACCATAACCAGCGCCAAG gtgaTGATGGAAGGTGGGCGCAGCAAAGGCTTTGGTTTTGTCTGCTTCTCGTCCCCAGAGGAGGCCACGAAGGCGGTCACAGAAATGAACGGGCGCATCGTGGCCACCAAGCCGCTCTACGTGGCCCTGGCCCAGAGAAAGGAGGAGCGCCAAGCCCACCTGACCAACCAGTACATGCAGCGCATGGCCAGCGTGCGCGCGGTGCCAAACCCCGTCATCAATCCGTACCAGCCCGCCCCGCCCTCTGGCTACTTCATGGCAGCGATACCTCAGGCTCAGAACCGGGCCGCTTACTACCCAGCCGCGGGCCAGATGGCTCAGCTGCGCCCGAGCCCACGCTGGACTACGCAAGGCGTCCGGCCCCAAC ACTTTCAGAACATGACGGGCTCCATGCGTCCCTCAGCACCTCGTCCTCAGACCTTCAGTAACATGCGTCCCGCCTCCCAGGTCCCCCGCATGATGTCCACCCAGCGTCTCG CCACTCAGACTGTGGCTCCCCGAGCGGCCGCCACGGCCGGCGCTCCGGTGCGCGGAGTACCTCAGTACAAGTACGCAGCAGGAGTCCGTAACTCCCAGCAGCACATCAGCGCCCAGCCACAAATCTCCCTACAGCAG CCTGCAGTCCACGTTCAGGGACAGGAGCCTCTGACCGCCTCCATGCTGGCCGCTGCTCCAGCGCAGGAACAGAAGCAGATGCTGG GCGAGCGTCTGTTTCCGCTGATCCAGAACATGCATCCCAGCCTGGCAGGCAAGATCACCGGCATGCTGCTGGAGATTGACAACTCGGAGCTGCTCCACATGCTGGAGTCCCCGGAGTCCCTCCGCTCAAAG GTGGACGAGGCGGTGGCTGTCCTGCAGGCCCATCAGGCCAAAGAGGCTGTCCAGAAAACTGTGACCAGTGTCCCAAGTGTCTGA
- the LOC108241327 gene encoding polyadenylate-binding protein 1A isoform X1 yields the protein MNPSAPSYPMASLYVGDLHSDVTEAMLYEKFSPAGAILSIRVCRDMITRRSLGYAYVNFQQPADAERALDTMNFDVIKGRPVRIMWSQRDPSLRKSGVGNIFIKNLDKSIDNKALYDTFSAFGNILSCKVVCDENGSKGYGFVHFETQEAAERAIEKMNGMLLNDRKVFVGRFKSRKEREAELGARAKEFTNVYIKNFGDDMDDEKLRELFSKYGNALSIRVMMDENGKSRGFGFVSFERHEDAQKAVDEMNGKEMNGKLVYVGRAQKKVERQTELKRKFEQMKQDRMTRYQGVNLYVKNLDDGIDDERLRKEFAPFGTITSAKVMMEGGRSKGFGFVCFSSPEEATKAVTEMNGRIVATKPLYVALAQRKEERQAHLTNQYMQRMASVRAVPNPVINPYQPAPPSGYFMAAIPQAQNRAAYYPAAGQMAQLRPSPRWTTQGVRPQHFQNMTGSMRPSAPRPQTFSNMRPASQVPRMMSTQRLATQTVAPRAAATAGAPVRGVPQYKYAAGVRNSQQHISAQPQISLQQPAVHVQGQEPLTASMLAAAPAQEQKQMLGERLFPLIQNMHPSLAGKITGMLLEIDNSELLHMLESPESLRSKVDEAVAVLQAHQAKEAVQKTVTSVPSV from the exons ATGAACCCCAGCGCCCCCAGTTACCCCATGGCCTCCCTGTACGTCGGGGACCTGCACTCGGACGTCACCGAGGCCATGCTGTACGAGAAATTCAGCCCGGCCGGAGCCATCCTGTCGATCCGGGTCTGCAGGGACATGATCACCCGCCGTTCCCTCGGATACGCCTATGTCAACTTCCAGCAGCCAGCGGACG CCGAGCGGGCCCTGGACACCATGAACTTCGACGTGATCAAAGGGCGGCCCGTACGCATCATGTGGTCGCAGCGTGATCCGTCGCTGAGGAAGAGCGGCGTGGGAAACATCTTCATCAAGAACCTCGACAAGTCCATCGACAACAAGGCGCTTTATGACACCTTCTCTGCTTTCGGCAACATCTTGTCCTGCAAG GTGGTTTGTGACGAGAATGGCTCGAAAGGCTACGGCTTTGTGCATTTTGAGACTCAGGAAGCTGCTGAACGAGCCATTGAAAAAATGAATGGCATGCTGCTCAATGACAGAAAAGT gttTGTGGGTCGCTTTAAATCTCGCAAAGAGCGCGAGGCTGAGCTGGGCGCCCGGGCCAAGGAGTTCACAAACGTCTACATCAAAAACTTTGGCGACGACATGGACGACGAGAAGCTGAGAGAACTTTTCAGTAAGTACG GAAACGCCCTGAGCATTCGGGTCATGATGGACGAGAACGGGAAGTCCAGAGGCTTCGGCTTTGTCAGCTTTGAAAGACACGAGGACGCCCAAAAA gcaGTGGACGAAATGAACGGGAAGGAGATGAATGGCAAGCTCGTCTACGTTGGCCGCGCCCAGAAGAAGGTGGAGCGACAGACGGAGCTGAAGCGCAAGTTCGAACAAATGAAACAGGACCGCATGACTCGGTACCAG gGCGTCAACTTGTATGTGAAGAACCTCGATGATGGGATCGATGATGAGCGCCTGAGGAAGGAGTTTGCTCCGTTTGGTACCATAACCAGCGCCAAG gtgaTGATGGAAGGTGGGCGCAGCAAAGGCTTTGGTTTTGTCTGCTTCTCGTCCCCAGAGGAGGCCACGAAGGCGGTCACAGAAATGAACGGGCGCATCGTGGCCACCAAGCCGCTCTACGTGGCCCTGGCCCAGAGAAAGGAGGAGCGCCAAGCCCACCTGACCAACCAGTACATGCAGCGCATGGCCAGCGTGCGCGCGGTGCCAAACCCCGTCATCAATCCGTACCAGCCCGCCCCGCCCTCTGGCTACTTCATGGCAGCGATACCTCAGGCTCAGAACCGGGCCGCTTACTACCCAGCCGCGGGCCAGATGGCTCAGCTGCGCCCGAGCCCACGCTGGACTACGCAAGGCGTCCGGCCCCAAC ACTTTCAGAACATGACGGGCTCCATGCGTCCCTCAGCACCTCGTCCTCAGACCTTCAGTAACATGCGTCCCGCCTCCCAGGTCCCCCGCATGATGTCCACCCAGCGTCTCG CCACTCAGACTGTGGCTCCCCGAGCGGCCGCCACGGCCGGCGCTCCGGTGCGCGGAGTACCTCAGTACAAGTACGCAGCAGGAGTCCGTAACTCCCAGCAGCACATCAGCGCCCAGCCACAAATCTCCCTACAGCAG CCTGCAGTCCACGTTCAGGGACAGGAGCCTCTGACCGCCTCCATGCTGGCCGCTGCTCCAGCGCAGGAACAGAAGCAGATGCTGG GCGAGCGTCTGTTTCCGCTGATCCAGAACATGCATCCCAGCCTGGCAGGCAAGATCACCGGCATGCTGCTGGAGATTGACAACTCGGAGCTGCTCCACATGCTGGAGTCCCCGGAGTCCCTCCGCTCAAAG GTGGACGAGGCGGTGGCTGTCCTGCAGGCCCATCAGGCCAAAGAGGCTGTCCAGAAAACTGTGACCAGTGTCCCAAGTGTCTGA